The window ggcactcagctttcttcacagtccaactctcacatccatacatgacaactggaaaaaccatagccttgactagacggacctttgttggcaaagtaatatccctgcttttaaatatgctatctaggttggtcataattttctttccaaggagtaagcgtcttttaatttaatggctgtagtcaccatctgcagtgattttggagccccccaaaataaagtctggcactgtttcccctgtttccccatctatttcccatgaagtgatgggaccagataccatgatcttagtcttctgaatgttgagctttaagccaactttttcactctcctctttcactttcctcaagaggcttttgagttcctcttcactttcggccataagggtggggccatctgcatatctgaggttagttaTATTTCCCCcggacaatcttgattccatcgtGTGCTTCCtccggcccagcatttctctagatgtactctgcatagaagttaaataagcagggtgacaatatacagccttgacgaactccttttcctatttggaaccagtctgttgttccatgtccagttctaactgttgcttcctgacctgcatataggtttctcaagaggcaggtcagctggtctggttttcccatctcttgaagaattttccatagtttattgtgatccacacagtcaaaggctttggcatagtcaatgaagcagaaatagatgtttttctggcactctcttgctttttagatgatacagcagatgttggcaatttgatctctggttcctctgccttttctaaaaccagcttgaacatctggaagttcatggttcatgtattgctgaagcctggcttggagaattttgagcattactttactattgtgtgagatgagtgcaattgtgtggtagtttgaacattctttggcattgcctttctttgggattggaatgaaaactgacctttccgagtcctgtggccactgctgagttttccaactttgctggcatattgagtgcagcacttttacagcatcctatttcaggatttgaaatagctccactggaattccatcacctccactagctttgttcgtagtgatgctttctaaggcccacttgacttctaattccaggatttctggctctaggtgagtgatcacaccatagtgattatcttggttgtgactCCCTTATGGCTTGcaaaatttattttgagaaatctCTTAATATACTAGGAGTACCCTCGTATGTAGTAAGTTGTTTTCCCCTTggtgcttttaaaattctatgctaagttttgttgttttaatcatAATGTGTCTTGCTCTTGATCAATTTGAGTTTTTGTTTCACAGTCTCTCAGCATCTCTAAGCTAGAATAATTTTCAgcaattattcttttaaataagttTTCTGTCCCTCTCTCTTGCATTCTCTCTCTTCTTGTTCTGGGATCCCTGTAATGCAAATATCATTCCAATTAATGTTGCTTCAGGTATGTCCTaaactgtcttcattttatttttttctctgcctttttagcTGTCCTGTTTGGCTGAGTTCCACTACCCTGTCTTCTGAGTTGCTGATCTGTTCTTATGCATCATCTGGTCTGCTGTTAAACCTCTCTAGTGTATTTTTTAGTTCAGTTATTGTGTCCTTCAGTTCTGTGACTTCTATTTGGTGCCAGTGTTGGAGGTGGTTCCAAGCAAGCCCTATCTGTGCCAAAGGGAGGGACCACTGTCAATACATGTTTTTAGACTAGTTGGAAGATAGATTGTCAGGTGGcagttatttaaatattacaaTTATTTACAGTTCTGTGGGTACGTGATGAAAACCCCTGCTGGCCTACTGATGAAACACAGTAGGTGTACTCTTGACTAGTTGCAAAAATTGGAGATCCAGATGAGTGTATAAACTCCTTCTGAGGGGTACCTGTGAGATACATTGAGGCCAAAGAAGAGCACTGAGATGCCATCCCCCAGCTTTGTCTCCCATGAGCTCCTCTATAGCCTTTAGATACTGAAACATGCAACTCAGGCTAAAGCTCCAGCACAAGTGAATAGGCCTTTTCAAGGAAGACTTGGAAAAGTGTTTCAGGCAACTTTGTATGTTGTGCCTTGAGGGTGGTAGCCTGCTCAGAACTGTTTCTCTGACTatttcagtcctgtggccctcCAAACAGTGGTTGCCTGGCCACAAGTGCTGGGTGCTTGAGGGGCATCTCCTGTGTGTATTGTGTTTGCCTGATGGACACAATGGGCTGTAGGGGAGTCTAGGTCTGGTGTGAGTGAACCAGCTATATGGGGGAGGGGGTAGGAACATAGGGCAAGCTCACATGAATCAGGGCCATGGATAAGTgcatagtagtagtagtgttagtcattcaatcatgcccaactctttacaaacccatagactgtagcctgccaggttcctctgtccatgggatgctccaggcaagaaatactggagtgggttaccattcccttctccaggggatcttccccactcagggatcaaacataagtctcctgcattgcaggaaaattctttactatctgagccaccagggaagcctggatgagcacatgagtgagtgaaagttgctcaatcatgtccaactcattgcaacccaatggactgtacggcccatggaattctccaggccagaatactggagtgggtagcctttcccttctccagggaatcttcccaacccagggatcgaacccaggtcttccacattacaggcggattctttaccagatgagccacaagggaagcccaagaatactggaatgggtagcctatcacttctccagggaatcttcccgacccaggaatcgaaccagggtctcctgtattgcaggcagatgagcaCATGAGAGGGGAAAATTCTCTGGTGTCAGTTAGGCTGCCAGGGATTCTAGATCAGGGCAAGAGTTTAGCTGCATCAGGGCCTAGAAAGGCAAAAAGTGCAGGAGAAGCATTCTGGCTTCATTTGGGCTGCAGAAGAATCAGGTTAATCTCACTGGCTGCAGTGGGGATGTGAGTAGCCTTGGTGAGTAATCCTTATAAGGGTACAGGGTCATGGGAGAGCCCATAGTTGAAGAAAGCCCACTGGACATAGCAGGGGCATGGAATAGTGTGGGTGTGGGGCAAACCCTCCACTTCCATGTGGCAAGAAGAACACAAGTTCCCAGAAAGCTTGTTGGCCTCAAGAGGGGAAGGGAACACATGGTTGTtgggcattctttttttttggttgttgggCATTCTTGTGGACACTTGGAAGGTTGAGCTCATGTTAATAGTGGCACACACTAATGACAACACTAACAAGGTGGATTGAGAGCAAAAAATGATCACTTCCAATGTCCCTGTTCTCAGAGAAAATATCAGTAAGCCCCTGCACCCTAAGCAGAAGCCTTAATTAACTAATGAATCTTCTCTATATATGTTCTAGGTGCTTTTTAAAACTGCTGCTTTTATGCTGCTCCTGGGGTAAGTGAATCTGCACATGAGCTGTGTAAGAACACTTTCCCTTCCATACTGACTTTGGGGTTTCCTGGAAAGAAGCACCACTGATTTCCAATGCCATGCTTTTTGGTGACTTGAGACCTTTCTGTGTAGGTCCCAAGAATGGGCATGCTTGATGTCAGGTGTAAACCCATTGTCCATCAAGGAAAATATCTGTAAGCATGAGATCCTGCCCACCTGTAGGTCACCAATGGCAGGGGTGGGGTTTTTGAAGAGACCACTTCTCTGCTTCTCCTACGATCTTGATGAAGCCTTATTAGCTTTGTTATGGAGAAGATGTTCACTTAGTTTTCAGGTTTACTTCGGGAAAAAATTGACCCATACATAATTGGAGATTTGGTGCATCTGTGGTTTGAGGTGAGTGAGTGTAGGATCTTCCTATTCTGCCACCTTGAACCACAACCCCAGAATTTGACATTAGTCCCTGGGAGTAATTGAACTTCTGACATCTAGAACTGTAAAAGCatatatttgtttgttgttgttgttgttgtttttaggaaACTGAAGTTGGATTTTTTATATAATAGCAATAGGAAATGGTTATAGACATTTATTCTATATAATGTAGTTGCAatgtatgtatgctcagttgtgtccgattctgcgacccatggactgtagcctgccaggttcctctgtccatggaactctccaggcaagaatactggagtggattgccatttcctcctccagagtatcttcccaacccagggatcaaactcaagtctcttgtacctcctacattgacaggcagattctttgcccctAGGGCTACTTGGGAAgactctaaattttttaaaaatttattttaattggaggctaattactttacaatattgtgtggtttttgccatacattcacgtgaaccagccatgggtgtacatgtgttccccattgaCTTTCCATTCATTACTTGGCCTACTGTGAGTAATAAGAacattttatgataaaaactcacaccaaggagaaacaaatttttaatcAATATGAAGATATTCTGGCCTATTAGTGAATTCCTCATTGCATAAATCTAAATGTTGTCTATAATGACATTGAActtaagaaaggaaaagtaaTCCATTATGAAAGTGGAGTCAcccattttactttaaatttttggcctatacatcaatatttttaaaatcatgttaatttaaatattcattactTTCATTTCTGTTCTGTCCAACTTTCTCTCAAGCTTCTTTTCAACataaaaaatggaatcataattgtgtttttgtgtttatatgtatttgtatgattgtacttattttaaagaaagaagtatgcaaacacacacactgtcacattacctttgaaacattttctttgcataaaaatgaatttccacatgtttcatttatttctcaggGTATCCATATGAAGTTATATTTAATATTCcaaattgaatttataaataaggaaTTGAGCCTCAGGAAGCTTAAAATTTTCACAATTATATAACAAAGCATTTAAAGCTATGTGCACTGTCAAATTACACATAAATGGAAATATGCAATGTGTTCTCTTAATTTTTGTCTAAGTCCTTTAATTcaccaaattgtacactttaaatatacattttattgtgtGTAATTATACTCTGATAatttaattaaatggaaaaaactCTAGTGGTGCGTGGCTAGGGGCTGGTCTAGAACATAGGCAGTAGTTTCTCCCTTAACAGGGAGGAAGAAATGTCTTCTAAATGGGAAGAAAGCCAAGCCTCATTTAGGGATGTAGAAACAGTTATTAAATTTAAGTAATTCACATgataaactcattttttttttttgcaaatagaaGTTTATCCTAgataaagaaacacagaaagctCATCATACATTGATCGAAGACAGAAAAGCACCACAGACTTACTAACATCGTGGATGAGGCTTAGAAACTTAATGTAGAGACTGACAACAGACTACACCTTTATAAGGAGCACAAATAAGTCAGTACAACTCCCtagcaaataagttcatctaaaAAAAGGTAATAAGGTATCTCAACTTGACATAAAATAGCTTGTTATGCAGGATTATTAACtgataaaataattcatataaacAGAGCTGAGGGCAATTATAACttgaagcttttaatttttggcATATGTTCTGACATTTGAAGAGAACATCCATGGTCATTCTGTTATTCAATTTATTTCAGACAACTGTAGTAATAAGTGACTACCTTGAGATTACCTTCTAGGTCACAAGGAGAGGTGGACAGATTTGCATATTTGTGCAGAAACACTGGTGGCCCTGAATCACATGACTGGGCAAGATATCAAGCTGTCTTGCAGATCATCCTCTGATCATGAAGCATGAAGAGACTCCTGAGCATGAAGAAGATGGGAAATGGATGAACTGATATTGTTCATCCACCATCCCTTTTGTATTTATGACAAATCTCAGGAAATGGGGgatttttgtaaaataataggAGATATTATATTTGTAGGTAGCATTAACAgttcaaggagaaaaaggaagataacCAAGCCTTCATCTCAATGAATGTGTCTCCTAACCTATGGTCATCAGTGTTTCATGCTTTAATAAACAAATGTAGAGCATGATAAAGAAATATTATGCATATTAACAAAATACTTGGTTTGACATTTTAGTTCCTCatttttatggttttctctgacaCTAAGCTTTTATTGAAAGTAGTCTCAGTAGGGAGGTCCTAGATCCCCAAGCTGCaagaggaaataaactgcaagtggaagttttttttttctttttcttttctcttctaatcCTGTGTTGCCATGGAGACACCTGTTTCCACCAGAACTTAACTTCatctcaaaccttgagctgaccaatgtgtttttctcatggaaatgtatttcttaagctatgttaataaactgagtatttgcttggaaatctacccttcttcaagattcatgtgaATTGTTTCATcgatatgaataaaataaaataaaaattctgggtGAGCCCAGGATGATGCACAAGGATGACTCACCTTGTGTGAatgctatctcaaaatgcatgttttaAATGAGGGGCCTAGTGCAACTCTCTCAGTTTTGAGGCTTTCCTTTCTCTAGTTAGTAGCTTGCTTATAGGTATATAActccttgctaaaaactagcaatgGGGcactttctgtccccttcttatgtctatgtcagaaactttctccatctcttttatactttaataaaactttattacagaaagaaaaaacaaaaacacctctgAGTAAttaagccttgtctctggccccagactGAATTCAACTCCTCTGGAGGCCATGGATCCTGGCATTGTCATGTCTGGTAGCAGCAACCTTTCATTATTAGGTCAATTTAATCCCACTTATCTTTCCATGTAGTCACAACTTGGAGATACATATTTGATAATTTTTACAGTGACTATGTtggtacagtcaaagctatggtttttccagtagtcatgtacagatgtgagatttggaccataaagaagactggatgcagtcttatggactctgtgggagagggagagggtgggaagatttgggagaatggcactgaaacacataaaatatcatgtaagaaacgagttgccagtccaggttcgatgcaggatactggatgcttggggctagtgcactgggacgacccagagggatggtacggggagggaggagggaggagggtttaggatggggaacacatgtatacctgtggcggattcattttgatatttggcaaaactaatacaattatgtaaagtttaaaaataaaataaaattaaaaaaaaaaggctggatgccgaaggattgatgctgttgaaccatggtgctggagaagactcttgagagttccttggacaacaagaagatcaaaccaatcaaccctaaaggaaatcaaccctgaatattctttggaaggacttgtgctgaagttaaagctccaatactttggccacctgacatgaagggctgactcatcggaaagaccctgatactggccagaggagaagggggtgacagaggatgaaatggttagatagcatcactgactcaatggacatgagtttgagcaaactccagaagatagtgaaggacaggtaagcctggcatgctgcagtccatgaggtcacagagttggacacaacttagcaattgaacaacagcaacaacattttaGGCATAACATAAAACCAAGAAAGCATTTATAAGTGACAGTAGCATATTTGCAATATAAGTACATTACCATTAACCTTTTTTGATTGTAATAAAAGTGcttaaaattaagtttttgaTTTTTGAGTCATTCATTTCAAAGGCAATCATGTCAAATAAGCATATTACTAGCTGCAGTATGACACAGCTACTAGATAAGCTCCCAGGACTTATCTAATAACATTCAAAAGagataaatatttaggaatacaTTTTATCAAGGAGTTGAAAGACATATACACTAAAAACTGTTAGAGACTGATGAGAGAAATCGaagaagacaaataaatgaaaagattatcAAGTGTCCATGATTTAGAAgagttaatattattaaaatattcatactaCCTGAAGCATTCTACAGATCcattgcaatccctatcaaagttAAAGGTATTATTCACAATAAAGCTCAATAAAGTGAGTTACATAAATTGTGTAGAGGAGTTGAATTCATACACATGGAAATtccaagaaacagagaaaaagaggaagttcTCCTTCTACAATCTGATAAAAAATATCAATTTCTGGCTCCCTTTATCTCAGTTCTGAAATCACAATACTACTTCAGCCCCAAAACAGTTGGACCTTATGTAGCTGCCATTTCAATGATTCTTTCCAGagctttctttatatctttgttcCTCAGACTAtagatgaaggggttcagcatgggtgTGACCACAGTGTACATTACTGAGGCTGTTGCACTTGAGTGTGAGCTTTGGGTAGCAGCAGAGCTAAGGTACACTCCTAGGCTTGTACAATAAAATAAGCAGACCGTTGAAAGATGAGATGCACAGGTGGAAAATGCTTTATACTTCCCTTGAGCTGATGAGATTCCTCTTATGGAGGAAACTATCTTAGAATATGAATAAAGAATTCCAGTGAGGGTTAAAAAACCAAACATCccagttgcaaaataaaagaACATGTCATTAAAAAATGTGTCAGAACAGGCAAGTCGGACCATCTGATTAATTTCACAGAAAAAATGGGGAATTTCTAAGTCTGTACAGAAGGACAGCTGCAATACCATTAAACTTTGTATCAAGGAATTCAGAGCACTCATCATCCAGGACACCAGCATGAGCAGCCCACAGAGCTGGGAGTGCATGATGACCGTGTAGTGCAGGGGATGGCAGATGGCCACaaagcggtcataggccatcacagtCAGGAGGAAGTCATCCAAACATACAAAGAGTATGAAAAAATACATCTGGATAATGCAGCCTTCATAGGTTATGGCTTTGTTCTGTGCCTGGATGTTCCACAGCATCTTTGGGATGGTAGTAGAGGTGAAGCAGATGTCTACAAAGGacaggttggagaggaagaagtacatgggggtgtggaggtgggggtcTGAGCTGACGGCCAGGATGATGAGCAGGTTTCCAAACACAGTGATCAGGTACATGCAGAGGAAAAGCCCAAATATGAGGGGCtgaatttctggttcctctgaaaATCCCAGAAGtaaaaattctgaaattcttgttttatttcttgcttccATATGCTGGCTGTGACTCTGAGGAGAGAAGCAAATAATATGATTAATATTCACATGAACTTACATTAGTCACATATTCTAAATGCTACTGCATATACTTTTCAGTCAATACATTAATTTTGATATTCATTGTATGGATctggctttcttttttataattaaatttatttatttttgattgaatggtaatttctttacaatattgtgttgatttctgctaaaCATCACCATGGTATAcctatgtcctctccctcttgaacctctccccaccttcctccccatcgaACAACTCTAGGTTGTTACACAGTCCTGGTTTGGGATATTCTGTGTCACTTATGATGTGGAATTTCTGTCCCAATCTGCTTTTTATCTAACAGGAcaagaattttaaacttttaatgagAAATTCTTCATGAATGTAAGGAATGTACAGCGAAGTCTGGCCACATTTTAGGCACTAACTAGGCAcactactccagtactcttgcctggaaaatcccatggatggaggagcctggtgggctgcagtccatggggtcgctaagggtcgggcatgactgagagacttcactttcacttttcactttcatgcattggagaaggaaatggcaacccactccagtgtttttgcctggagaatcccagggatgggggagcctggtgggctgccgtctatgaggtcgcacagagtcggacacgactgaagcgacttagcagcagcagcagcagactatgaATAATGGATGCTGAACCACAAAAATCCCTGCAATTCATTGATAGAGAAAAAGTatataaggaaataataaaattctataCAACTTAAAATGGGGACAAAAGATatgacaaaatggaaaacaaatatgaATGTGAGAGGGAATAGTGCATTCTATTTTTCATGAGTATTGTGGCAAGACTGGCAAACAAGTTGACATTTGAACAGTGACTTCAAGTAAGAATAGGACAGACGCACAAGGTTGTGTGTGGAAGTGTATGCCAGCAGCAGAATGGCCAGCACACTTATAAAtacaaatcagaaatgaaagcagTGTTGTTACAACTGAtaccagagaaatacaaaggatcatgaaaGACTACTGTGAGCAGTTATAGGGAACAAATTAGAAATTTAGAGATTTCCACtccaaagcagcagaatacactctcttctcaagtgcacatgaaatatTCTCCAAGATAGATGACATCTATCAAGCCTcggaaaatttaagaaaattaaaattatatcaaacactttttctgaccacaactcTATGAGATCAGATATCAATCAGAGGAAAAAGAACTGTAAGAAAAATGCATGGCacctaaacaacatgctactgaatAACCtagagatcactgaagaaatcaaggaggaaataaaaaaaaaaaaaacataaattcaaaTGACAACAGAAACACAATGACCCAAAACCTataagatgcagcaaaagcagttctaaaagggaagtttatagtaattCAATCagatctcaagaaacaagaaaagttttaaataagcAATCTaaacttacacctaaagcaactggagaatgaagaacaaacaaaatccttAGGTAGAAGGAATAAAaccataaagatcagagcagaaaatacaaaatagaattGATGCAagcaatagcaaagatcaataaaatgaaaagttctttGAGacgataaataaaattgataaaccttttaCCAGACTcctcaagaaaaaagggagaggactcaaaaaagtgatattaaaaataaaaaggagaaattacaactgatactgctgaaatacaaaggatcataagaccAGACTTTTCTTAAtgatataaaatgcaaaactttTGAATTAGGAAATCTGGAATTGAATTTCAAATCTACCACACCTTAGTTTTTTAAACCTGGAAAGCCAACCTAACCTTTCAAAATGTTAATATCATCATTCAAATAGTGGGGAGAACAGTATCAATCATCCTAAGGTAGTTGACAGATTAATATTTCCTGTTGGTAAATGAATGGTTAACACTTAGGCTAAAATGAGGCGGATTTTTTCTACTCCTCCAATGTCTCTGTTTCTTCAATTCTTGGTCCTCagtttcacagtttttttttttttttttttattcattgttgTCTCTTCCATCTGTCACTGACTGGCACCCCTCTAGCCCTATATTCACTTTGATCCAGATAAATTTTCTATATTGCAAAGTTGATCCTCAAACTTCCTCTCCCCTTTGTGACATTTCAATGGAGAATGAAGACAAAGTTCCTTAGCCTCAAACATGAAGCCTGAGTCTCTGAGACCTGTCGGCCAGCTTCACCTTCACACTGTCCTGCCCTCATCCACATGGATCTCGCGGACACTGAACCTGACTGACTGCTTCACCTGACCCTGCAGCTTTGATGCTCAGTGCTTTACACACCTGTTTCCCTC is drawn from Bos mutus isolate GX-2022 chromosome 7, NWIPB_WYAK_1.1, whole genome shotgun sequence and contains these coding sequences:
- the LOC102285270 gene encoding olfactory receptor-like protein OLF4, which produces MEARNKTRISEFLLLGFSEEPEIQPLIFGLFLCMYLITVFGNLLIILAVSSDPHLHTPMYFFLSNLSFVDICFTSTTIPKMLWNIQAQNKAITYEGCIIQMYFFILFVCLDDFLLTVMAYDRFVAICHPLHYTVIMHSQLCGLLMLVSWMMSALNSLIQSLMVLQLSFCTDLEIPHFFCEINQMVRLACSDTFFNDMFFYFATGMFGFLTLTGILYSYSKIVSSIRGISSAQGKYKAFSTCASHLSTVCLFYCTSLGVYLSSAATQSSHSSATASVMYTVVTPMLNPFIYSLRNKDIKKALERIIEMAAT